In Sordaria macrospora chromosome 5, complete sequence, a single window of DNA contains:
- a CDS encoding ribosome biogenesis protein BRX1: MAAVYKSLSKSAKKVEDTEENNNTTTTNGGFRKNKQRVLILSSRGVTYRHRHLLNDLAAMLPHGRKDVKFDSKSKLYQLNELAELYNCNNVMFFEARKGKDLYMWFSKVPNGPTVKFHAQNLHTMEELHFTGNCLKGSRPLLSFDGAFEQEPHYRVIKEVFLQMFGVPQGARKSKPFIDHVMSFSIADGKIWVRNYEIREVEKAKGEKDSEGNDIPEDKSSSKKRKGAPNAELKDTDVSLVEIGPRFVLTPIVIQEGAFGGPIIYENKRFISPNHVRSELRKSKATRHNARTEQVKERLGKLETLTAQAKAEKDVLDTRELFA, from the exons ATGGCTGCCGTTTACAAGTCGCTCTCCAAGAGCgccaagaaggtcgaggacACCGAggagaacaacaacaccaccaccaccaatggCGGCTTCCGCAAGAACAAGCAGAGAGTTCTGATTCTCTCGTCCAGAGGCGTTACCTACAG acacagacaTCTCCTCAACGATCTCGCAGCGATGCTCCCCCACGGCCGCAAAGACGTCAAGTTCGattccaagtccaagcttTACCAACTGAacgagctcgccgagctTTACAACTGCAACAACGTCATGTTCTTCGAGGCGCGCAAGGGCAAGGATTTGTACATGTGGTTCAGCAAGGTTCCCAACGGCCCTACTGTCAAGTTCCATGCCCAAAACT TGCACACCATGGAAGAGCTTCACTTCACAGGTAACTGCCTCAAGGGCTCCAGGCCACTCCTCTCCTTCGACGGCGCCTTCGAGCAAGAGCCGCACTACCGCGTCATCAAGGAGGTGTTCCTGCAAATGTTTGGCGTTCCCCAGGGCGCGCGCAAGTCAAAACCGTTTATCGATCACGTCATGAGCTTCAGCATCGCCGACGGCAAGATCTGGGTGCGCAACTACGAGATCCGGGAGgtggagaaggccaagggcgagaaggacagCGAAGGAAACGACATTCCTGAGGACAAGTCATCAtcgaaaaagagaaagggcGCCCCCAACGcggagctcaaggacacAGACGTCAGCCTCGTCGAGATCGGACCCCGGTTCGTCCTAACGCCCATCGTCATACAGGAGGGCGCGTTCGGCGGCCCCATCATCTACGAGAACAAGCGCTTCATCTCGCCCAACCACGTGCGCTCAGAGCTGCGCAAGTCCAAGGCCACCAGGCACAACGCCAGGACGGAGCAAGTCAAGGAGAGACTCGGCAAGCTCGAGACTCTTACGGCGCAGgccaaggcggagaaggacgTCTTGGATACCCGGGAGCTCTTTGCTTAA